One Terriglobales bacterium genomic region harbors:
- a CDS encoding ABC transporter ATP-binding protein produces the protein MATTQLSNINDTEPQAPPESCMICTEDLWKTYDMGSEQQVHALRGVNVRIERNEYVAIMGPSGSGKSTLMNLIGCLDTPSQGRYWLNGQLVSELDDDELARIRNKEIGFVFQTFNLLPRASALHNVELPLIYAGISPEERLERAKKSLEAVGMGSRMNHKPNELSGGQRQRVAIARALVNTPSIILADEPTGNLDSQTGLEIMALFDRLHGQGNTIVLVTHEHDISEYAHRVIHIKDGQVYKDDRGTKKRGIGFDQ, from the coding sequence ATGGCCACCACGCAACTCAGCAATATCAATGACACTGAACCGCAAGCTCCTCCTGAGAGCTGCATGATCTGCACCGAGGACCTCTGGAAAACCTACGACATGGGTTCCGAGCAGCAGGTGCACGCGTTACGTGGTGTGAACGTCCGCATCGAGCGCAACGAGTACGTCGCCATCATGGGCCCTTCCGGATCCGGCAAGTCCACCCTGATGAACCTGATCGGCTGCCTTGATACGCCCAGCCAGGGCCGCTATTGGCTCAACGGACAACTCGTCAGCGAACTCGACGACGACGAACTCGCGCGCATCCGTAACAAGGAAATCGGTTTCGTCTTCCAGACCTTCAACCTGCTCCCTCGCGCCAGTGCTCTGCATAACGTCGAGCTTCCCTTGATCTACGCCGGCATCTCTCCGGAAGAGCGTCTTGAACGTGCGAAGAAATCGCTCGAAGCCGTTGGCATGGGCTCACGCATGAATCACAAGCCCAACGAGCTCTCCGGTGGACAGCGCCAGCGTGTTGCTATCGCGCGCGCCCTCGTGAACACGCCCTCCATCATCCTCGCCGACGAACCGACCGGTAACCTCGATTCGCAAACCGGCCTTGAAATCATGGCTCTTTTCGATCGCCTGCACGGACAGGGCAACACCATCGTCCTCGTTACCCACGAGCACGACATCTCCGAGTACGCGCATCGTGTCATTCACATTAAGGACGGTCAGGTTTACAAAGACGACCGCGGCACCAAGAAGCGCGGCATCGGCTTCGATCAGTAG
- a CDS encoding efflux RND transporter periplasmic adaptor subunit — translation MKNRKKLIFGLVILIILVGVVAFTVLRSGKNVTTVQTDKVTKQDLSSTVSASGEIKPKTYVNVGANAFGRITRLFVKEGDRVKRGQMLAQLENVQPGADVAANRAALDVARTDATAQAAALKTAQADLERASADLERAKLDYQRAEGLYGSKLIAKAEYDAKKAAYDSAVAQAEQARARIAQANAQLDSSQRRISQASATLVRANDVLKKTEYAAPFDGVITNLPVREGETVVVGIQNSPGSTLMTLADMSVITAEVKVDETDIVNVRLGQPAEVTIDAMPKKVFHGTVSEIGNNAVVRSTGVSTSQSNIASQEAKDFKVVVTLTDPPENLRPGLSTTAKITTATKKNAMSIPIQALTVRQRGDLEEKTKGKKDKDAVQAAAPASQATANPKDELQGVFVIRDKKAVFVPVETGIAGTTDIEVTSGLKEGDEIITGSYKVLRTLKNGATVKIDNSAPKKEEEKS, via the coding sequence GTGAAGAATCGAAAGAAACTTATATTCGGACTCGTAATTCTTATCATCCTGGTAGGCGTAGTAGCTTTCACCGTTCTGAGGAGCGGCAAAAATGTGACTACCGTTCAAACCGATAAGGTCACCAAACAGGATTTGAGTTCCACCGTCAGCGCTTCCGGCGAGATCAAGCCCAAAACTTACGTCAACGTTGGTGCCAACGCCTTCGGCCGCATCACCCGTCTCTTCGTGAAAGAAGGCGATCGGGTCAAGCGCGGCCAGATGCTGGCCCAGTTGGAAAACGTTCAGCCTGGCGCTGATGTTGCTGCAAACCGGGCCGCTCTCGATGTCGCTCGTACCGACGCCACCGCCCAGGCAGCCGCTCTCAAGACTGCCCAGGCCGACCTCGAACGTGCCAGCGCCGATCTCGAACGCGCCAAGCTCGACTATCAGCGTGCGGAAGGTCTGTACGGATCTAAGCTGATCGCCAAAGCCGAGTACGACGCCAAGAAAGCCGCCTACGATTCCGCCGTCGCCCAGGCCGAACAGGCCCGCGCGCGCATCGCACAGGCGAATGCCCAACTTGATTCATCGCAGCGTCGCATTTCTCAGGCTAGCGCCACCCTGGTTCGCGCCAACGACGTTCTCAAGAAAACCGAATACGCTGCTCCCTTCGACGGCGTCATCACCAACCTTCCCGTTCGCGAGGGTGAGACCGTAGTCGTCGGCATTCAGAATTCGCCCGGCAGCACCCTGATGACTCTTGCCGACATGTCCGTTATCACCGCCGAAGTTAAAGTGGACGAAACCGACATCGTCAACGTTCGTCTCGGACAACCGGCGGAAGTCACCATTGACGCCATGCCCAAGAAGGTCTTTCACGGGACCGTAAGCGAAATCGGCAACAACGCCGTCGTTCGTTCCACCGGTGTCTCCACTTCTCAGTCCAACATCGCCAGCCAGGAAGCGAAAGACTTCAAAGTCGTCGTGACTCTGACCGATCCGCCGGAGAACCTCCGTCCCGGGCTCTCCACCACCGCCAAGATCACCACTGCGACCAAGAAGAACGCCATGAGCATCCCCATCCAGGCGCTCACGGTTCGGCAGCGTGGCGATCTGGAAGAGAAAACCAAGGGCAAGAAAGACAAGGATGCCGTTCAGGCCGCGGCTCCTGCTTCGCAAGCCACTGCCAACCCGAAAGACGAGTTGCAGGGTGTTTTCGTGATTCGTGACAAGAAAGCCGTCTTCGTTCCGGTTGAGACCGGCATCGCCGGCACCACCGACATCGAAGTTACCAGTGGACTCAAAGAGGGCGACGAGATCATCACCGGCAGCTACAAGGTCCTTCGTACGCTGAAGAACGGGGCTACTGTGAAGATCGACAACTCCGCTCCGAAGAAGGAAGAAGAAAAGTCGTAA
- a CDS encoding GWxTD domain-containing protein codes for MLQRFGRAFLLLILSATLMFGTVVSAQDKTGGNSGQGTEVDPLKRPISEKQRQEQEKALKKELGKTYKKWLDEDVRWIISDEEKEAFKKLSNDEERDNFIEQFWVRRDPTPDTVENEFKEEHYRRITYANEHFAAGIPGWKTDRGRMYIMYGPPDQIESHPSGGIYNRPMEEGGGQTSTYPFETWRYRYIEAIQEQEVIIEFVDTCMCNDYHMTMDRSEKDALLHVPGAGDTLYESMGMRSRADRFSNGGMERLGEGPMGNNSQMKQFDRLELFAKLNRAPAVKFKDLEEIVSHKITVNLMPFDVRFDFVKVTSDTVLVPVTLQMKNRDITFVTKEGVARGTVNIFGRVTTLTGRVAQTFEDIVQVDSPAELLQAATERSSLYWKALPLKPGMYRLDLVLKDVNGDRMGTWSKGIRVPEFAEDKLASSSLIVADQMEKVASKAVNTGNFVIGATKVRPRVESADGKPAVFKRGQKANFWMQVYGLSMDEQTKRPSANIEYDIMNLGSKKQVVHMVENTAQLGNVGEQITLEKSLPLASLEPGIYQITIKVNDNVSKQVITPTAKFAVE; via the coding sequence ATGTTGCAACGTTTTGGTAGGGCATTCCTTTTACTCATTCTTTCGGCCACCCTGATGTTCGGGACGGTGGTGTCCGCACAGGACAAGACCGGTGGCAATTCCGGACAGGGCACGGAAGTGGACCCGCTGAAGCGCCCGATTAGCGAGAAGCAACGCCAGGAGCAAGAGAAGGCGCTTAAGAAAGAGCTCGGCAAGACGTATAAGAAGTGGCTGGATGAGGACGTCCGCTGGATCATCAGCGACGAAGAAAAGGAAGCGTTCAAAAAGCTGTCGAACGACGAAGAACGCGACAACTTCATCGAGCAGTTCTGGGTACGTCGCGATCCCACTCCGGATACGGTGGAGAACGAGTTCAAGGAAGAGCACTACCGGCGCATCACCTACGCGAACGAACATTTCGCGGCAGGCATTCCGGGATGGAAGACGGACCGCGGACGCATGTACATCATGTATGGTCCGCCGGACCAGATCGAATCGCACCCGTCGGGTGGCATCTACAACCGGCCGATGGAAGAGGGCGGCGGACAGACCTCGACGTATCCATTTGAAACGTGGCGCTATCGGTACATCGAGGCCATCCAGGAGCAGGAAGTCATTATCGAATTCGTCGATACCTGCATGTGCAACGACTACCACATGACCATGGACCGTAGCGAAAAGGATGCGCTGCTGCATGTGCCCGGCGCCGGCGACACGCTTTATGAATCCATGGGAATGAGGAGCCGCGCGGACCGGTTCTCAAACGGCGGCATGGAGAGACTTGGCGAAGGTCCGATGGGCAACAACAGCCAGATGAAGCAGTTCGATCGGCTTGAGCTCTTCGCGAAGTTGAACCGTGCACCGGCGGTGAAGTTCAAAGACCTGGAAGAGATCGTCAGCCACAAGATCACGGTGAACCTGATGCCGTTCGATGTCAGGTTCGATTTCGTGAAGGTCACGTCGGATACCGTGCTGGTTCCGGTGACGCTGCAGATGAAGAACCGGGACATCACGTTCGTGACGAAAGAGGGAGTTGCCCGCGGGACGGTGAACATCTTCGGACGTGTGACAACCCTGACCGGGCGCGTGGCGCAGACCTTCGAAGACATCGTGCAGGTGGATTCCCCGGCGGAGTTGCTGCAGGCGGCTACGGAAAGAAGCTCGTTGTACTGGAAGGCGCTGCCGCTGAAGCCGGGTATGTACCGGCTGGACCTGGTGCTTAAAGACGTAAATGGCGACCGGATGGGGACGTGGTCGAAGGGCATCCGAGTTCCGGAATTCGCCGAGGATAAGCTGGCATCTTCTTCCCTGATCGTGGCCGACCAAATGGAGAAGGTGGCTAGTAAAGCAGTGAATACAGGCAACTTCGTGATCGGAGCTACGAAGGTTCGCCCAAGGGTGGAGAGCGCCGACGGCAAACCGGCTGTGTTCAAGCGCGGCCAGAAGGCGAACTTCTGGATGCAGGTTTATGGTCTGTCGATGGATGAGCAGACCAAGCGGCCGTCGGCAAACATCGAATACGACATCATGAACCTGGGCAGTAAGAAACAGGTCGTGCACATGGTCGAGAACACCGCCCAGCTCGGAAATGTGGGCGAGCAAATCACGTTGGAGAAGAGCCTGCCGCTCGCGAGCCTTGAACCCGGCATCTATCAGATTACGATCAAGGTGAACGACAACGTGTCGAAGCAGGTAATCACTCCGACGGCGAAGTTCGCAGTCGAGTAA
- a CDS encoding carboxypeptidase-like regulatory domain-containing protein — MGRKVGSLMLVIAVALGVPAYASQGTISGVVKNASGVPQMGAMVEVFARGTSHVATGFTDTKGFYTLAQLIPGTYDVKVSAPSFLPTLRESVSLRSGANLVVNLTLNTLSDAIRFLPTKQGTSDDDDWKWTLRSAANRPILRVKNGEPLVIANGNDREFRASVAFVAGSDGDAFGGTNEMSTRFNVEHSLFQTGMLSLDGDVGYGPGANGTVLRTSYVHRMPDGSRPEISLTVRRFAMSPTSALQDAALDALSFSASDNFTFGDFVDVRVGSEFQSVQFLGRVNAFRPFGSVGVHLSPDTVMEYQYATSVPNTRRWKGFDTAPADLSESGPRMSLLGTRSLIERGRHQELSLSKRHGNTAVQVAYFHDSMRNSALTGVGDVQQAMEDILPDVYSGTFAYSGGDLNTNGMRVVVERRLSNGITATMNYAFGGVLELDGSNVSIADLRSSLDSQLRHSVAGKVSGTIPRSKTQWLTSYKWTSGNAISTVDLFNSGPGQTDPYLNVFLRQPLPGTNFMPGKLEALVDLRNLLAQGYRPVVGPDGQTLYLVQAARSIRGGLAFVF, encoded by the coding sequence ATGGGCCGAAAAGTCGGATCGCTGATGCTGGTGATAGCAGTCGCACTAGGTGTGCCTGCTTACGCCAGCCAAGGTACGATCTCCGGCGTGGTGAAGAATGCTTCCGGAGTGCCCCAAATGGGCGCGATGGTGGAGGTGTTCGCGCGCGGCACATCGCACGTAGCGACTGGATTTACGGATACGAAAGGTTTTTACACGCTGGCGCAGTTAATCCCCGGCACCTACGACGTCAAGGTAAGCGCGCCATCATTTCTTCCTACGTTACGAGAGAGTGTGAGCCTGAGATCAGGCGCGAACCTCGTTGTAAATCTGACATTAAACACACTGAGTGATGCAATCCGGTTCCTGCCGACAAAGCAGGGGACATCGGATGATGACGACTGGAAGTGGACACTACGCTCCGCGGCGAATCGTCCGATCCTGCGAGTCAAGAATGGCGAACCACTGGTGATTGCCAATGGAAACGATCGCGAGTTCCGGGCTTCCGTGGCATTCGTGGCGGGATCCGACGGCGACGCCTTTGGCGGGACGAACGAGATGAGTACGCGGTTCAACGTGGAACACTCGTTGTTCCAGACCGGTATGCTCTCGCTGGATGGCGATGTGGGATATGGTCCGGGTGCGAATGGAACTGTCCTGCGGACGTCTTATGTACATCGCATGCCCGATGGCTCGCGCCCCGAAATCTCACTGACAGTAAGGCGATTTGCGATGTCGCCGACATCGGCGCTGCAAGACGCCGCGCTGGATGCGCTGTCATTCTCGGCATCGGATAACTTCACGTTTGGCGATTTCGTGGATGTACGTGTTGGAAGCGAGTTCCAGTCGGTGCAATTCCTTGGCCGGGTGAATGCGTTTCGACCGTTCGGGTCGGTGGGAGTACACCTTTCGCCCGACACGGTGATGGAGTACCAATACGCGACTTCGGTGCCGAACACGAGGCGCTGGAAGGGATTCGATACGGCGCCGGCAGATTTGAGTGAGTCCGGACCACGAATGAGTCTGCTGGGAACTCGTTCCCTGATTGAGCGAGGCCGCCACCAGGAACTGTCGCTTTCCAAGCGTCACGGAAACACTGCTGTGCAGGTGGCGTACTTCCATGACAGCATGAGGAATTCCGCCCTGACCGGGGTGGGCGATGTGCAGCAGGCGATGGAAGACATCCTTCCCGATGTATATTCCGGGACCTTTGCGTATAGCGGTGGCGACCTGAATACAAACGGAATGCGCGTGGTGGTGGAGCGGAGACTCTCGAATGGAATCACCGCGACCATGAACTATGCATTTGGTGGGGTTCTGGAATTGGACGGCAGCAATGTGTCCATCGCAGACCTACGGTCGAGCCTGGATTCGCAACTGCGGCACTCGGTAGCGGGAAAGGTAAGCGGCACGATCCCGCGTTCCAAGACCCAATGGCTTACTTCCTATAAGTGGACAAGCGGAAACGCCATTTCAACGGTGGACCTGTTCAATTCCGGTCCGGGGCAGACAGACCCTTACCTGAATGTGTTCCTGCGACAGCCGTTGCCGGGAACCAACTTCATGCCCGGAAAACTCGAGGCACTGGTAGATCTGCGCAACCTTCTCGCCCAGGGTTACAGACCGGTCGTCGGCCCGGATGGCCAGACTCTGTACCTGGTGCAAGCGGCCCGCAGTATCCGTGGCGGCCTGGCATTCGTTTTCTAA
- a CDS encoding amidase: MIGEEILYQSVTELGQQIREKKLSPVDLTKAYLERSEKLGPRLNAYATLTRDLALKQAGEAEKEIDAGKYRGPLHGIPYAAKDLLAVPGYPTTWGAKPFANQKFDFAARVIEKLNEAGAILIGKAAMIELAGGMGYRFASASATGPAKNPWNTGCWTCGSSSGSGAIVAGALAAFAIGTETWGSIICPSAFCGIAGLRPTFGRVSRYGAMALSYSMDKIGPMARSAEDCEIILQAISGYDRRDKGSLPNEQAQFAKTTTGNSRPLRLGVVKKPFGDFNPGADVKRQFDEAVAVMRRAGATVAEVELPEGPFETAAGVIISVEGAAAFRELIESGRISEINDPLGKVGAYVSTTIPGDDFLRAMQIRSVFQLKADDLFGNFDVITSPSLPMGASTLDTNLETGLSFPDPVGGLGNLCGLPAISVPCGFTDQKLPIGIQFVGRVLEDEKVLRAAKLFQQNTQWHKKHPPLGA; encoded by the coding sequence ATGATCGGCGAAGAGATTCTGTACCAGTCGGTGACGGAGTTGGGGCAACAAATCCGCGAGAAGAAACTCTCCCCGGTTGACTTGACGAAAGCCTATCTTGAGCGCAGCGAGAAACTGGGGCCGCGGCTGAATGCCTACGCGACACTGACGCGCGATCTTGCTTTGAAGCAAGCAGGTGAAGCGGAGAAAGAGATTGATGCGGGGAAGTATCGCGGGCCGTTGCACGGAATCCCGTATGCTGCGAAGGATTTGCTCGCGGTTCCGGGGTATCCGACAACATGGGGCGCAAAGCCTTTTGCCAATCAGAAATTCGATTTCGCCGCGAGGGTGATCGAGAAGCTGAACGAGGCGGGAGCAATCCTTATTGGCAAGGCTGCGATGATCGAACTAGCGGGCGGAATGGGGTACCGATTCGCATCTGCGTCTGCGACAGGACCGGCGAAGAACCCGTGGAATACAGGGTGCTGGACTTGCGGGTCATCGAGCGGCTCGGGAGCTATCGTTGCGGGTGCGTTGGCGGCATTTGCCATCGGCACGGAAACCTGGGGATCAATCATTTGCCCCTCGGCATTCTGCGGAATTGCTGGATTGCGTCCGACGTTTGGCCGGGTGAGCCGTTACGGCGCAATGGCATTGTCGTACTCGATGGACAAGATCGGCCCCATGGCACGAAGCGCGGAGGACTGCGAGATCATCCTGCAGGCGATCTCAGGATACGACCGCAGAGACAAGGGGAGTCTTCCGAATGAGCAAGCACAGTTTGCGAAAACGACGACCGGCAATTCGAGGCCGCTGCGACTCGGTGTGGTGAAGAAGCCCTTCGGTGACTTCAATCCCGGAGCGGACGTAAAGCGACAGTTTGACGAGGCCGTTGCAGTCATGCGTCGGGCTGGCGCGACAGTCGCGGAAGTGGAACTTCCGGAGGGGCCATTCGAAACCGCCGCCGGCGTAATCATATCGGTGGAAGGCGCGGCGGCATTTCGGGAGCTCATTGAGTCCGGGCGGATCAGTGAGATCAACGATCCGTTAGGGAAAGTCGGAGCCTACGTCAGCACGACGATACCGGGAGACGACTTCCTGAGGGCGATGCAAATACGAAGCGTGTTTCAGTTAAAGGCTGACGATCTGTTCGGCAACTTCGATGTGATCACTTCACCCTCGCTTCCCATGGGTGCCTCTACGCTGGACACAAATCTGGAAACAGGCCTTTCCTTCCCGGATCCGGTGGGCGGATTGGGAAACCTGTGCGGGCTGCCGGCGATAAGCGTCCCCTGTGGCTTTACCGATCAGAAGCTTCCCATTGGAATACAGTTTGTGGGCCGGGTGCTCGAAGACGAGAAAGTGCTGAGGGCTGCGAAGCTCTTCCAGCAGAATACGCAGTGGCATAAAAAGCATCCGCCGCTCGGAGCGTGA
- a CDS encoding glycoside hydrolase family 15 protein, translating to MPNAPSSSSAHNWPSIGDYALIGDSRSAALVLKSGAIEWLCWPRFDSAAIFAALLDRRIGGSWAITPIDPNSQVIRRYVAQTSVLETTFNTESGTLVLTDFMPAADEHRKLSRLTPDREIIRIAECTRGEVELDFAFHPRANYGESDVTLRQSGKLGIRFEVGRGVYWLRTNLPLDLQPHSAFSRVKLKRGERIEASLTYSEESPVVLPILGERTNQVLNETVEWWQRWSSRIRYDGAHRDDIVRSAITLKLLTYAPSGAVIAAPTTSLPEQIGGSLNWDYRYCWLRDASMTARAFLGLGLYEEADSFIGWLMNATHLTQPELRVLYTVFGNDHVRERELDHLSGYRNSRPVRIGNAAHNQLQLDVYGEVLDAAAQYAFHRGSFDRSTQAALIKIGRYVASHWNQPDEGIWEPRGGRRNHTHSRVLCWTALDRLVTLSERGNIPHTSRDLFRRERNRIADEIRTFAWHPKRNSYVSTLGGNDVDAALLLMSYYGFESADSSRMQATYRAIRNDLRSGDHLLYRYASGPTEGAFGICSFWETDFLALGGGSLHEAQNLMDDLLKYQNDVGLYAEEIDPRSGEPLGNFPQAFTHIGLISAALSLNERVKGARQLAHRKESTQRQAA from the coding sequence ATGCCGAACGCGCCGTCGTCGTCATCAGCGCACAATTGGCCCAGTATCGGAGACTACGCCCTCATCGGCGACAGCCGTTCTGCCGCGCTCGTCCTGAAATCCGGTGCAATCGAGTGGCTCTGTTGGCCGCGGTTCGATAGTGCAGCAATCTTCGCAGCCCTTCTCGACCGCCGAATCGGGGGAAGCTGGGCAATCACTCCCATCGATCCGAACTCACAGGTTATTCGCCGTTATGTTGCGCAAACCTCGGTACTCGAAACTACTTTCAACACCGAAAGTGGAACGCTCGTCCTCACCGACTTCATGCCTGCCGCCGACGAGCATCGGAAGCTTTCGCGCCTTACGCCGGATCGCGAAATCATCCGTATCGCCGAATGTACCCGCGGAGAAGTAGAACTCGATTTCGCGTTTCACCCTCGCGCAAATTACGGAGAAAGCGATGTCACCCTCCGGCAATCCGGAAAGCTCGGGATCCGGTTCGAAGTCGGGCGTGGGGTGTACTGGCTTCGAACGAATCTCCCTCTGGATCTTCAGCCTCACTCCGCTTTCTCGCGCGTGAAGCTTAAGCGCGGAGAACGCATTGAGGCTTCCCTCACCTACTCCGAAGAATCACCCGTTGTTCTTCCGATCCTCGGCGAACGCACCAACCAGGTTTTGAACGAAACCGTCGAGTGGTGGCAACGCTGGAGCTCACGTATTCGTTACGACGGTGCGCATCGGGACGACATCGTCCGCAGTGCCATCACCTTGAAACTGCTGACCTATGCTCCCTCTGGCGCGGTCATTGCTGCGCCAACCACTTCCCTGCCTGAGCAGATCGGTGGCTCTCTCAACTGGGATTACCGTTACTGCTGGCTGCGTGACGCATCCATGACCGCTCGCGCTTTTCTGGGACTGGGCTTGTACGAGGAAGCCGACTCGTTCATCGGATGGCTGATGAACGCAACTCATCTCACTCAACCCGAGCTCCGTGTCCTCTATACCGTCTTCGGAAACGACCATGTCCGCGAGCGCGAGCTCGATCACCTCAGCGGATACCGCAACTCACGTCCTGTGCGAATCGGTAATGCTGCTCATAATCAACTCCAGCTCGACGTCTACGGTGAGGTGCTCGATGCGGCGGCTCAGTACGCGTTCCATCGCGGTTCGTTCGACCGTTCCACGCAAGCTGCTCTCATCAAAATCGGCCGATATGTCGCTTCCCATTGGAATCAACCCGACGAAGGTATCTGGGAGCCACGCGGAGGCCGCCGCAATCACACTCATTCTCGGGTTCTGTGCTGGACAGCTCTCGATCGCCTCGTCACTTTGTCCGAACGAGGAAATATTCCCCATACCTCCAGAGACCTCTTCCGTCGTGAACGGAACCGTATTGCCGATGAGATCCGTACCTTCGCCTGGCACCCCAAGCGCAACTCTTACGTCAGCACGCTCGGCGGCAATGATGTCGACGCTGCTCTGCTGCTGATGTCGTATTACGGCTTCGAATCCGCGGATTCTTCCCGCATGCAGGCGACCTATCGCGCCATTCGCAACGACCTCCGCTCTGGCGATCATCTCCTCTACCGCTACGCCAGCGGACCCACCGAAGGTGCTTTCGGCATCTGTAGTTTTTGGGAGACTGACTTCCTTGCTCTTGGGGGAGGTTCGCTCCATGAGGCACAGAACTTAATGGACGATCTGCTCAAATATCAGAATGATGTCGGTCTTTATGCCGAAGAAATCGACCCTCGATCGGGCGAGCCTCTTGGGAACTTCCCGCAGGCCTTCACGCACATCGGATTGATTAGTGCTGCTCTGTCGTTGAATGAACGGGTCAAGGGCGCTCGTCAACTCGCGCACCGCAAGGAATCCACGCAAAGGCAGGCGGCATGA
- a CDS encoding tyrosine-type recombinase/integrase, with protein MKVFRPNGTSFWHYEFVLNGKRYHKSTKMRNEREALKVANAAFTALVKGEAGIAEPKPVPTLRAFREDFLTAVKAEKHDKPRTVQFYTYSFDSLLKYDSLAEARLSSIDERLVQKFTVWALARECARDKERTTSVATVNRWRATLRKALRMARRWELIRSVPEIPRLKGERERSFVFTEALRKKYDEVAPEPLNSFVQLSCEIGICEGEIIELLKADVHMSNKADEWGHYGYLRIRNGKTEFRKRTLPVTSRARQILRTWITKSKGDRVFTREDRVSPVSAYTLIQQQERMRQLLNLPWDACVHSARHTALTNLGLTGADPFTLQRVAGHANISTTRKYVHPTPRAMADAFHKKVQSEQRDRRAARRKRTNPKPPERVVPAAPTLGPVAGGKVQRSERRRTSGPHRKTSGLLRDPGLLSVALGD; from the coding sequence ATGAAGGTCTTCAGACCGAATGGCACGAGCTTCTGGCATTACGAGTTCGTGCTGAATGGCAAACGGTATCACAAGAGCACCAAGATGAGGAACGAACGGGAGGCGCTCAAAGTCGCGAACGCAGCATTCACGGCTTTGGTAAAGGGCGAAGCGGGTATCGCAGAGCCGAAGCCAGTTCCGACACTGCGCGCATTCCGTGAGGACTTCTTAACCGCCGTAAAGGCCGAGAAACACGACAAACCCCGGACCGTGCAGTTCTACACCTATTCATTCGATTCGTTGTTGAAGTACGACTCTCTTGCCGAGGCTCGCCTCAGCAGCATCGATGAGCGGCTTGTGCAGAAATTTACCGTCTGGGCGCTTGCGCGCGAGTGCGCGCGGGACAAAGAGCGGACTACCAGCGTAGCGACGGTCAACCGGTGGCGCGCCACCCTGCGCAAGGCGCTCCGTATGGCACGTCGCTGGGAACTAATCAGGAGCGTGCCCGAAATTCCGCGCCTCAAGGGCGAACGGGAACGGTCCTTCGTGTTCACGGAAGCGCTTCGCAAGAAATATGACGAAGTGGCGCCCGAACCACTCAACAGTTTCGTCCAACTTTCATGTGAGATTGGCATCTGCGAAGGCGAGATCATCGAGCTTCTGAAAGCTGATGTTCATATGAGTAACAAGGCGGACGAGTGGGGTCACTACGGGTACCTGCGAATTCGGAACGGTAAGACCGAGTTCCGCAAGCGCACGTTGCCGGTAACCAGTCGTGCCAGGCAGATTCTCAGGACGTGGATAACGAAATCGAAAGGTGATCGCGTCTTCACCCGCGAGGATCGCGTGAGTCCAGTCTCGGCTTATACCCTGATTCAGCAGCAGGAGCGTATGCGACAGCTACTGAACCTGCCCTGGGATGCATGTGTTCACAGCGCCCGCCACACGGCGCTGACGAATCTCGGCCTCACCGGGGCCGATCCCTTCACACTCCAGCGAGTCGCTGGACACGCCAACATCTCGACGACTCGGAAATACGTTCATCCGACGCCGCGAGCGATGGCCGATGCATTCCACAAGAAAGTGCAAAGCGAGCAACGCGACCGACGTGCCGCTCGTCGCAAGCGAACCAACCCGAAGCCGCCGGAGCGCGTTGTACCGGCTGCGCCGACGCTGGGTCCGGTGGCAGGTGGAAAGGTGCAGCGCAGCGAGCGACGCAGAACTTCGGGACCCCACCGAAAAACTTCGGGACTTTTGCGGGACCCCGGACTACTGAGCGTTGCTTTGGGTGACTGA
- a CDS encoding helix-turn-helix domain-containing protein, producing MSKSASLSDSCPVTGAAEDDAAGATEAEQGLQQGVTNVAKQISSAVKQFPIRDVKQFSTPGLVNALERSAVPSTRTLEELLDINRAAKVLGIRPKTLRHHILRRHIDYVKIGGRVLFRPDTLWEFIERNTIRARQERPPVK from the coding sequence ATGTCTAAGAGCGCCTCCCTGTCCGACTCTTGCCCGGTAACCGGCGCTGCAGAAGATGACGCCGCGGGCGCGACGGAGGCGGAACAAGGGTTACAGCAAGGGGTGACGAACGTGGCCAAACAAATCAGCAGTGCCGTTAAGCAGTTCCCGATTCGCGACGTTAAGCAGTTTTCGACTCCCGGGTTGGTGAACGCGCTCGAAAGGTCCGCAGTCCCGAGCACGCGCACACTTGAGGAACTGCTCGACATCAATCGGGCCGCAAAGGTGCTCGGCATAAGGCCTAAAACGCTGCGCCACCACATTCTTCGCCGCCATATCGATTACGTCAAAATCGGCGGCCGTGTGCTTTTCCGTCCGGATACCCTTTGGGAATTCATCGAGCGCAACACGATTCGCGCTCGACAAGAGCGTCCTCCTGTAAAATAG